The Juglans microcarpa x Juglans regia isolate MS1-56 chromosome 2S, Jm3101_v1.0, whole genome shotgun sequence genome has a window encoding:
- the LOC121252095 gene encoding serine/threonine protein phosphatase 2A 59 kDa regulatory subunit B' gamma isoform-like, with translation MIKQIFGKLPRKPSKSSHNDSNNVNDGAVNAHSSLNSFAVSNSVYSSKTSSKSSNNGTPAPHPSSMTKSNQGKKSAPIAADVSSLPAPVVYELLPSFRDVSGSEKQSLFIRKLNMCCVVFDFNDSAKNLKEKDVKRQTLLELVDYVTSVTSKFNEVAMQAMTKMVAANLFRTFPSPNQDSKVPEMYDAEEEEPTMEPAWPHLQIVYEFLLRFVASPETDAKLAKRYIDHSFVLRLLELFDSEDQRERDYLKTILHRVYGKFMVHRPFIRKAINNIFYRFIFETEKHNGVAELLEILGSIINGFALPLKEEHKLFLVRALIPLHKPKSVSMYHQQLSYCITQFVEKDAKLADTVIRGLLKYWPITNSSKEVMFLGELEEVLEVTQGAEFQRCMVPLFRQIGRCLSSSHFQVAERALFLWNNDHIRNLITQNRNVILPIIFPALERNTRSHWNQAVQSLTLNVRKIFSDADEALFQECWAKFEEDEVKERETQEKRESTWKRLEDVAASKAVSNEAVLVSRFISSVDIATTTKPRASASS, from the exons ATGATCAAACAGATATTCGGTAAACTACCTCGAAAACCCTCAAAATCATCCCATAATGACTCGAACAATGTCAATGATGGAGCGGTCAATGCCCATTCTTCCTTGAACTCGTTTGCTGTATCAAATTCCGTTTATAGCTCGAAAACCAGTTCGAAATCTTCGAATAATGGGACTCCTGCTCCTCACCCATCCAGTATGACTAAATCGaatcaaggaaaaaaatcagCTCCAATTGCGGCTGATGTAAGTTCTTTGCCTGCTCCGGTGGTTTATGAGCTTTTGCCAAGTTTTCGAGATGTCTCGGGCTCAGAGAAGCAGTCTCTCTTTATTAGGAAACTGAAtatgtgttgtgttgtgttcGATTTCAATGATTCTGCAAAGAACCTTAAAGAGAAGGATGTTAAAAGGCAAACTTTGCTTGAGCTTGTTGATTACGTTACATCAGTAACTTCAAAGTTCAATGAGGTGGCAATGCAAGCAATGACGAAGATGGTTGCTGCGAATTTGTTTCGAACATTTCCGTCTCCAAATCAGGATAGCAAGGTCCCAGAAATGTACGACGCAGAAGAGGAGGAACCGACCATGGAACCTGCTTGGCCTCATCTTCAGATTGTGTACGagtttttattgagatttgtgGCATCACCGGAGACAGATGCCAAGCTTGCTAAAAGATATATTGATCATTCATTTGTGTTGAGATTGCTTGAGTTGTTTGATTCTGAggatcagagagagagggattacTTAAAAACAATTCTCCACCGCGTTTATGGTAAGTTCATGGTGCATCGGCCATTCATTAGGAAAGCTATCAATAATATCTTCTATCGGTTCATCTTTGAGACAGAGAAGCACAATGGGGTTGCGGAGTTGCTTGAAATATTGGGCAGTATAATTAATGGGTTTGCTTTACCTTTGAAGGAGGAGCACAAGCTGTTCCTTGTCCGTGCTTTGATTCCCCTTCATAAGCCAAAGTCTGTATCTATGTACCACCAGCAACTGTCATATTGCATTACTCAATTTGTGGAAAAAGATGCCAAGCTGGCTGACACTGTGATTCGAGGTCTTTTAAAGTATTGGCCCATAACTAATAGTTCAAAGGAGGTTATGTTCCTTGGTGAATTGGAGGAAGTTCTTGAAGTCACACAGGGAGCAGAGTTTCAGCGCTGCATGGTCCCTCTATTCCGTCAAATTGGTCGCTGCCTCAGCAGTTCACATTTTCAG GTTGCTGAACGTGCATTGTTTTTGTGGAACAATGATCACATTAGAAATCTAATCACACAGAACCGTAATGTGATTCTGCCTATAATTTTCCCAGCTTTGGAGAGAAATACACGCAGTCACTGGAACCAAGCTGTTCAGAGTTTAACATTGAATGTGaggaaaatattttcagatgctGATGAAGCACTCTTTCAAGAGTGCTGGGCgaaatttgaagaagatgaagtcaAGGAGAGGGAGACACAGGAGAAGCGGGAATCAACCTGGAAGCGGTTGGAAGATGTGGCAGCCTCGAAGGCCGTAAGTAATGAGGCTGTGCTTGTCTCAAGATTTATCTCTTCTGTCGACATTGCTACCACCACTAAGCCTCGAGCTAGTGCAAGTAGTTGA